One window of Nitrospirota bacterium genomic DNA carries:
- a CDS encoding TerC family protein has protein sequence MDLIADPNAWLALITLTALEIVLGIDNIIFISILAGKLPEAQRARARTIGLAMAMGTRLALLASLVWMMRLTAPLFTIAVFNQDISGRDLILILGGLFLLAKSTMEIHDKLEGEEESPVGRTATTFASVIIQIALLDIVFSLDSIITAIGMANQLAIMVAAVIIAVIFMMVFAGAVSAFIDRHPTIKMLALSFLLLIGVALIGDGLDMHIPKGYIYFAMAFSVLVEMLNIRVRRRVEPVHLRGPHAPPEG, from the coding sequence ATGGACTTGATCGCCGACCCCAACGCCTGGCTGGCGCTGATCACGCTCACCGCGCTCGAGATCGTCCTGGGGATCGACAACATCATCTTCATCTCGATCCTGGCGGGCAAGCTGCCGGAGGCCCAACGGGCGCGGGCGCGCACCATCGGCCTCGCCATGGCGATGGGCACGCGGCTGGCGTTGCTGGCGTCGCTCGTCTGGATGATGCGGCTGACCGCCCCTCTGTTCACGATCGCGGTGTTCAACCAGGACATCTCGGGACGAGATTTGATCCTGATTCTCGGCGGGTTGTTCCTCTTAGCGAAGAGTACCATGGAGATCCACGACAAACTCGAAGGGGAAGAGGAGTCACCCGTCGGCCGCACGGCCACCACGTTCGCGAGCGTGATCATCCAGATCGCTCTGCTGGACATCGTGTTTTCTTTGGATTCCATCATTACCGCGATCGGCATGGCCAATCAGTTGGCGATCATGGTCGCCGCCGTGATCATCGCCGTGATCTTCATGATGGTATTCGCCGGCGCCGTCAGTGCGTTTATCGACCGACACCCGACGATCAAGATGCTGGCGCTGAGTTTTCTGCTCCTGATCGGCGTGGCGCTGATCGGCGACGGGCTGGACATGCACATCCCCAAGGGCTACATCTACTTCGCGATGGCGTTTTCGGTTTTGGTTGAAATGCTGAACATTCGGGTCCGGCGGCGGGTGGAGCCGGTACACCTCAGAGGGCCTCACGCGCCGCCTGAGGGTTAG